The following DNA comes from Castor canadensis chromosome 4, mCasCan1.hap1v2, whole genome shotgun sequence.
CCAAGTGATTTATGACCCAGTCCTGCTTTTTAGGTTCAAGCAGAGTTCACAAGGAGTAGggatttctggaaaaaaataagactttttttaaaccagtttgGTAACAATATTCTCAGGTTTTGCTTCAGGAGAGGGGTTTCTTTGGGGCATTGTATTTTGGGGGGTCTGCAAAGTCTTTTCCAGTGATGACAGCTGCTGCCCTTACTTCTGGGAAATGGACGTTATGGTAGTGGGTCATCTTTAAGTGGGCCTGGAAATTCCTCAAGACAATGTAAAGAAACAGGAGAACAGACTGGTTGCTCAGGAAGCTCTCCAGTATTTGTACCTTGGAGGTCTGCACAGTTTTTTCTAGGAATATGACACAGGagcaaatatatatgtaaagcCATCTGTCCCACAGAGCTGCTCAGTTCCTAAAGCTACCTATCAAGATAAACTTGATCAACTTGGTAGGCAGGAGGGGGATGTTTTGCTTCCCCAGTTGTCAAGGAATGACAAAAGCAACAGCAAGTTCTGGTGCTTGAGAGTCTTATGTGGCCATTTAGACATCCAGAGAGTTAAGACTGGAAGCAAGATCCCAGAAAAATTTAACTAACCTAAACTGCAGGTTCTTTAGCCTGGGGGCAAACACGTGTAAATGTATTAGTCACAGGATGAGGATTTAGCTGTCCACTTGATATTCAGTAACTTCAGCAGTCAGAGGATGATGCAGAAAATTAATAGAAGAATTAGTCTAGCTTTGTTAGGTAGATATCCTAACTGCATACATTTACAAGATAGAAACAATTTCTACAGCATAACATCTCAGTATTTATAGTATCCAATTGAGAAGGATCCTCTCATCAAGATAAAATGGCATATTCACttacattctaaaataaaatggacACCAGTGCTACCAAACAAAAGCTAATCTGAAGACTTTTTCTTAATTGGTTAGGCTCTTTGGTGAGAGTGGAGGGGAAAAGGAGTGAGTGAAGAAGTGGTTTTCAGGTGGTTAAATCCATTCAGCCAATAAGCTACATAATGGTCTATCATGATGACCAGGACAGAAGCCAGGGAGTTTCTGGAAAAGAAAGTTGTCTGAAAGATGAGATCAAGAATTAAGACCAGAGAGCTGACCTGTTAGTTTTCTTTATCAAACAGACAAAAGTGATTGAATGGTATTCGTTATACTTTAACTTCTTAGGAGCCTTtcagaagaagaagggagggaggatgagaagaagaaagaaaaaaaaaaaaaccacgaaGAGTCAAGGGATACAAAAGGGATAAAATTTTTCTTaagcttcttcttcttcctcctcttcttcttcttggcCCATTTATCATGTCATGAGAGGTTCTCTCATTGGTTGTGGGTTGGGTGGAAGGTGGGGTGGAATAGATGGTCCAGAGCAGAGGTCAATaataatatctatttatataatAGATTCAGGTAAAAATGATAGAATTATAATATAGAACATTCTTCATTCACCCATACTGCATGCATTTCAAATTCAAAACCTTTCACTCATTTTCAGTGGCATCACTTTAAAAGTAGTGGAAGGACAAAGCAAAAGGTCTAGAAAAATGTAGATGAAAGGACGAAAGATGAGGATGAAATAAGTCTGAGGGTCATTAAGTCCTCTTCTTGGCTTTTATTTCCTAGTTTTCTACACTGTAGATTTCACAGGGCTGATTCTCACCCTGTTATCACATAGTGGACTTTCTAGGTCTTCATGAAAGATTCTGTGATTTTGAAACTAGGTGGGGGAGATACTTTTTGTGGGGAACTCTAGCCATTCTGAGTGTGTTATAGGGCTCTCTTTTACCCATCAAAACAGTGGGATTATGGCTTGGGGGTATACCTCAGTAGTTGAGTCCCTGGTTAGTATGCACATGGTGCTGGGGTCCCTCTCCAGcaccaaataagcaaataaaacaaaactgggaTTACTCAATGATTGACTGATTgattcatccattcactcattcagcaaTCATTCATTGCACTTATTTGCAGGATACTGCACTAGATGTTAGGAATATGTAGATGAGTAAAATACAGTCCCTGTCTGCAAGGAGCTCACAGTTCAATAGAAGAATTAGCTAGTAAAATGTGTGAGGCCATAAGTGGTTTTTCATGTAAgttcaaaacctaaattgacAATCTTGGAGAAAGAAAATTCTCCAAAAGAATCTGGATGTGAAGAGAGCCCCTTCGCTAAGCTAGAGTTGAGCTAAAGATCTTTTACATTTAGGAGAAATTTCATCTCACTTTCTCAAAGGTTCAAACAAGTTGAACTCCATAAAACCTCAGATCCTGAACCTTGCCCATCCCCCACCATGAGTTAGGTGGGAAGCAGAGAGCCTGGGCTAGTCCTTCTATGTTGACTGGTCTTGCCAATGACAGTCCCTTTGGGGCCTCTCACTTTTCTTCTTGGCAGGTCACCTGGAGTCTGGGGGCTGGCCTAGCTCTCTCAGGATTCAGCGACACTGGAAGTGGTGGTGAAGACACAGTGGTAGTCAATGTTATTTGAGCAGGGTCAGCAGGCCCTGGAGCTTCCTGAGTGCACAATGCAGAAGGCTGCATATTATGAAAACCCAGGACTCTTTGGAGGCTATGGCTACAGCAAAGCCAGTGACACTTATGGCTACAGCACCCCCCATCAGCCTTACCCACCCCCTGCTGCTGCCAATTCTCTGGACACTGATTACCCAGGTTCTGCCTGCTCCATCCAAAGCTCTGCACCTCTGAGAGCCCCAGCCCACAAGGGGGCTGAACTCAATGGCAGCTGTATGAGGCCTGGCACTGGGAACAgccagggtgggggtggaggcagtCAGCCTCCTGGTCTGAACTCAGAGCAGCAGCCACCACAACCCCCTCCTCCACCATCCACCTTGCCTCCATCCTCACCCACCAATCCTGGAGGTGGAATGCCTGCCAAGAAGGCCAAGGGTGGGCCCAATGCTTCTACCTCCTCAGCCACCATCAGCAAGCAGATCTTCCCCTGGATGAAAGAGTCCCGACAGAACTCCAAGCAGAAGAACAGCTGTACCACTGCAGGTAGCTCTCTGAGGGGGTCACTCCTGGCCCGAGAAAGCCCCAGTCACCCAGGAACCAAGAGACTCAGTGCTCTCAAGGCAACCTTGGATGCCATATGTTAAAGCTCCTACTCCTGCAGAAATATCCTTCCTTTTTACTGCCCATAATTGGGTTCATACCTTTGTAGGGACAGGGTGCTCACTTCCATTCTAGGATACTGGGACCATTGCTGGACAGGTTTCATGTTATTAATAGTAAACTCTTTCTCATGCTgacaattatttgttttcttgggcTGCTGGTCATAACTCAGCTTCTTCCACCCAAGAGCCCTTCAAAATTTGAAGacaggctgggtgtgatggtgcatggctgtaatcccagcatttgggaggctgagacaagaggatcttgagttccagacaagcctgggctacatagtgagttccaggctagcctgggctatatagcaagactatatcacaaaaagaaaagaaaagaaaaagaaccatgctaagtaattttatttatttaatttttcaaagaactctTAAAGGTAGGTATACAATgacatcctcattttatagataaggaaaccatTAGAGCTGATAGGCAAGTTGCCTGAGACCACAAAACTGCCAAGTGGTAGATTTGACTCCAGGGCCTACAATGCGTAAGTAACTCTACTTAGCTTACTCCAGACCAACTCTCCTATGTTAGATTCTCCATAACAGGGAAGTGGACGTCCCAGGAGAGAGGATGTTCTGGGAAACAGGAACAGCCTGAATTTATCTCTGTGGAAGGGGCAACCCTGGAGTTGAGAGGGTCTTCTCTAGGTCCATCCAGAGCTTACTGAAGATGATGGCCATGGCCAGGAGCTGATGCCTGCTCTTCTTTCTGCTCAGACTGCTTGGTTCCTGAAAATTTCTGGCCTTGTGTTCTCTGGTggggtttatttttcagatagttgaACATACTTCCAAGTCCAGGGCTAGTTTGAGGCCTGGGATGGGCTTGTTATCAGTTCTCTGGTCTGCCTGATGCTCTCTAGGCTGCTGCTCCTGGGGTAAAGTGTCTTCCTGCCTACAAGCTCCttctcctgcccctccctcctcAGCTCAGGCAGAGGCCCTGCCTCCCAGGAGAAATCCATTTGTCTTCCTAGTGAGGGAGTGGACAAGCAGCTGAGAGGTGGCAGGGGTTGGAAGCCAGTGTTGAGGCTGCTGCTCCTAGCATTGCCATACTCAAAATGCTTCCAACCTGGCCTTGGGACCCCTAAAACTCCAGggcaggttatttatttatttatttattatctctcTAACTGTATCTGGGCTGCAGTGAGGTGTCAAGATCCCCACTCCATTCTTTGCTCCCCTGGGTGTGTGGCCTAGGAGTCAGTCCCTAAGCAAGGCAGAGCAGGGCTGCCTCCCTCAACCCCAGAGATCGGGAAGTGTTCAAAGAAGTCTGGCCCTTCTTTGTCAGTGGGGATGCCTTACCCGCTGCTCTAGTCTTACACTGAAGTCCTTCATGGCCTTTGGGTTGATATGAGATAATGGGCTAGGATGTAGGGTAAAGGGAGGAGAGGTACCCCAGAAGGCAGACGGAGGTTGCAGGTGCGACTGATAGGTAGGCGGGGCTGGGGGGAGACAGGAGGTGGCTGTGTGTGGTGAGTTCCCCCTTGGAATCTcacctctccagccaggcctggaggtgggggaaggagtGGAGGAAAATGATGGCAGGAAAGTATCCCTCTTCATCCCTGGGGCTTCGTACCCCTCGCTCAgcgccctctctccctccctccttgcccAGGAGAGAGCTGCGAGGACAAGAGCCCGCCCGGCCCGGCGTCCAAGCGGGTGCGCACAGCATACACGAGTGCCCAGCTGGTGGAGTTGGAAAAGGAATTCCACTTCAACCGCTACTTGTGCCGGCCGCGCCGCGTGGAGATGGCCAACCTGCTGAATCTCACCGAGCGCCAGATCAAGATCTGGTTCCAGAACAGGCGCATGAAGTACAAGAAAGACCAGAAGGCCAAGGGCATCCTGCACTCGCCGGCCGGCCAGTCCCCGGAGCGCAGCCCGCCGCTCGGCAGCGCCGCCAGCCACGTGGCCTACTCCGGCCAGCTACCGCCGGTGCCCGGCCTGGCCTACGACGCACCCTCGCCGCCCGCTTTCGCCAAATCGCAGCCCAATATGTACGGCTTGGCCGCCTACACGGCTCCGCTCAGCAGCTGCCTGCCACAGCAGAAGCGCTACGCGGcgcctgagttcgagccccaccCCATGGCGAGCAATGGGGGCGGTTTTGCCAGCGCCAACCTGCAGGGCAGCCCCGTGTACGTGGGTGGCAACTTCGTCGACTCCATGGCGCCAGCATCCGGGCCGGTCTTCAACCTGGGCCACCTCTCTCACCCGTCTTCGGCCAGCGTGGACTACAGCTGCGCCGCGCAAATTCCTGGCAACCACCACCACGGACCGTGCGACCCTCATCCCACCTACACAGATCTCTCGGCCCATCACTCGTCTCAGGGACGCCTGCCCGAGGCCCCCAAACTGACACATCTGTAGCTGTCGCCGCCGGCCCGAACTCCCGGCGCAATTACCTCTCTTGCTTGGGTGATGGGGGTGGCGGGTGGGGCTCTCGGGGCAGTTCGGGGACCCCCTTCCCTGCTCTGGCCTGGCCGCTGCCTCCCGGGTCTCGGGCCTCCAGCGGCGGAGGCATAGGCTACCCGGCCTCCCCTCCATGCGCGTCCTCCTTTGCGTGACTCGCCATAAATCAGCCGCAAGGATCCTCCCCCGTAAACCTGACAGTGCCATATACTGCGGACCGAGGGACTCTAATCTGGTAACGGTGTCCGGAAGGTAAGTCTGAGACCCATTGGCGGCGTGTCCTGCAGAGGCACTACAGCCTGCAGAGTCCCGGGCCTGGCCCGCATCTAGCTTAGTTTCGGAGACCTTAATTTATATGCTCCTTCCCCTCCCGTAAGGATTGCATCGGACTAAACGATCTGTATTTATTATTTGAAGCGAGTCATTTCGTTTCCCTGATTATTTATCCTCGTCTtaatgtatttatgtgtatatttgtagAATTCTCCAGCCGAGCTTAGGTCGTCCTCCCAGGCCTTGGGGGCTACTTTTCACCTCTTTAGTCCCCTTGGTCTGAACTAGTTAAGAGAGTAGTTTTGAACAATTGTAACCGTGGCTGGTGTTTGTAGTTGATGTAAAGGATTAAGATCACAAATTGTCCTTCATGGGTAGAGTCAGGCAGCCGGTGGCATGGCACGACAGCCGTTAGTCATTTCTCAACAGCAGCCCCCTCGCCACAGTTTATTGATTTCAAATTGTCTGGTactatttgaacaaatatttagaataaaaaatttcTCAGTTGGAAGTGTATCTGTTAATCACGCACACTAGCAAGTAGATCACACTGCCTTTCTCTCGATGGAAGGCTCGGAAAGAGACTGaccctttaaaaaattatttatttggaatCTAACACACAAATTGGTTTGGGGGGGGGACACTTGATTACAATCCAGCTATTGAAATTAGGGGAGAGGATCTGAGGATGCAAATCTAGGTACAGTTCTGGGTGGGATGATTGGAATAAGGTTTTGCCAAAGGAGCGCCTGCCTTGCTGTTTCTACCACCCTCTTTCTAGACACGATTGACTGTTACATTAGGGAGGCCAGAGCTCATTTTTCTGcattaagtaataaaaaataaactttgaaagaaaattgacaatcaaagagaagacacaagagAAGTAGGAAGAATTGAGCTATGAAAAAGCTAAGGTGTGGGAAAAAGAACCGATCACTTGGAGACAGGCAGCTAAGCTTTTTCTCTAGGAAATGCTGTCATGAATTTTTCCTTTGTAATGATTGGTAgttaatttctaaagaaaataaatgttctccACGATGTAAAGTAATAAAAGTTTCATTAATGGAACATAACAGTATAAACACCTTGTTTACTCCTGTTTCTTTGTACAAAACGGGCGAAAATGTCTTTGAAgatttataaacattttgtaaatattagCGTGACTCTAGCTAGGGGTGGACAGCTTACACTCCCTTCTATGGGAGGGGACACTTGGAAAACGTCTTCAGCTGAGGTTCAATTCTTTTGTATTTCAATAAAGTCAGCCCACGCATCTCTATTTGGCTTGACAAATAATGCAACTCCTAGTACATCCCCGGTGACACTAGGTGAAATCCTATTGTGTGGAAATAATTTAACTTCTAATTTTCTGGTGGAACAACAATCGGTTCTATTTGGATGTTTGTGTTTCGCTAAGTAATGATGGTTCAAAATAATAGTTTCCTTGTTCCTTTGTGCTGTTTTAAAAATGGCATGTTAGACTGGGGGTGGGAAGGGATATCTTTTTGCTAAATTTCACTCTATCAAGCAGGTTTAAAGTATATATGTTGTAGAAATGTATCAACAGAATAAATGACTTCAATCGAAGGCATATTTTACCCACTTTCAAGGCTTAACattgttttctatgaaatttgcaTCCATAGGCAGAATTTCTAATTGTCttgtaagaaattatttttgaagctattagGGAAATCAGAGAACTTGTTCCCTTGCAGGGATTACAACCACCTTTCTTAAATGGCTAAATATTAAATAGATGAATTGTCAGGCTGTTTAGATTCAGCCCGGTTTTCCCTCATCTCCTCTTCCcaccataaataataataaaaatacataatgcaTCATGGCTCCAGGCGTTTTCCAGCTCGGTGTGTTACCGCAGGACTATCTGCTGAGTCTGCGGGTGTCTGCAAAGCCCCAAGTGTCATTTGTGGCTTAGGGTTTCATGGATTAGTCTTTAAACGGTGTCTAGCCCGGCTGACATCAGCTTCCTTTCACACTCAGGCTCCAAGAAATGCCGGCTGGGGGCTCCCTCTCTAGGCAGTCACAGCCTCCCTGAGACCCTGCTTTCTAgcgtgtgtgtgttgggggatggGGAAAAGATGGCCTGGACATTTGCGGCTTTCTCCCACCCTTTAGAGGTTCCTGAGACTTCTGAGGATGGCTTGGCCCATTCCTGCCACTGGCGTGAGTCATGTGATGGGCACACTAGGTCGCTCCTGGCGCGGGAGGGGACGGCGACGAGCCCTGGGAGGGCCCGCTCCCTATGGCCGCCCGCCCGGGTGAGCGCTGGGCCCACGGCACAACCATTTAAAACTTCGTAAATTAAAAACAAGCCGCCTTGGCCTTCGCCATAAATTCCGCTCCTCTTGAGCCTGCAATTAGTGTTAGGAAGCACCCAAGTCTAAAAGCAACCGAACACCCTCTGAAGGGCCCAACTGCGCAAGGTTGCAAACCTTTATTTCCCAGTGCCATCCCCTCTGCACCCGAGGTTTGCACACACAGTCGCGTCCTCCCCCGCCACCACACTCGGCTGGGTTCCCGCTCTGCGAGGGAAGGTCACAATAGCTGCTCTATCCGCAGAGGCGCCGGCCTCCTCCCTCCGCGGTCTccgagaagcagagaaagaagagtgggggaggggagcttgGCTGGGCAATGGCGTCCTAGGCCGAAGCTCCTGCTCCCGGGGAAGACCCGCAGCGGAAAGTTGGCAGGGGAAGAAAACCTCCACCTTAGCTCGTGTCTACGTCCTGAGTTGAGGGCTCTGAGGGCCAGGGCCTCCAGATTGTTTCAGAACTCACTGCCAGGCTCTGGGGTGAAGGTGCCCCAGCAGCCCATCGTCCTGAGGCAGGCGCGCCATTGTGCGCGACTTCCCCTCGGGATTGCAGTGAGGAGGCCCCTATACAAGCAGCAGGCCGTCTTTGCCTGACGGTGAAGAAGGGCCAGGCCTCGCTAGCTCTGGGCATTGATTTCCAGGAGGGCTGCCTCATTTGCCAAGGGAAGTAGACCTTTAGCTCAGGCCTTGGGcagccttccttttcttcctaggAAGAGGCTCCTCTTTGATGGAGGTGGGGTTCAGGAAGGTTGTTGGTCTCTTTACATCTGAAGAAAAAGGTCAGGACCGTGCTCAGGGTCCTGGATGAGTAGCAGTTGTTCTTTCCAGGCAATCAAAGGTGAATTAATGTTGTGGTGAGGCAGATGGAATGGGAGGTGGGAGTGAGGGATAGGTTGAAGCAGAGGGAAAACTTTCCTTGCAAGGGGGGGAAGGGGGCTCAGGACCCAGTCTGGAGTGAAGTGCCCAGACCCAACTGGGTTAGACAGGGGGTTGGGAAGTCACACAGGAAAGGTCTAGCCATTGGAAAGGATGTAAGAAAGGACGATTAAATACATATTCTGCCTTCTGGCTTTCAGACCTCAGCCTCATCCAGGGACCTGACAGAGAAAAATCCACCTCTGATGGAATCGTTAAGTTAACCATCCATTTGTACCATTTCTTTGCACTGGCTTCCaaatgagagagaggaagagaatatAGAACGAGTATGGTCCCCTTGGTGCAGCCCCAAGCCCAGTCCCTATCAGAGACACATCAGCCAAATTGGTTTCGGAGGCCCCAGAGGCTGCTAACCTTGCTGAACAAGATTTTTCGAATTTCTATCAGAAAGGAGTATTAGAAGATAGTGATTACCTATACTAGCTActtgtcctttctttcttccccagtCTATACCAGCCCAATGGCCCCTGCGTGAGGTGAGGAATCTTCTCAGCCAGCAAGCAGGGAAACCCAGGCTTTCCATCTGTTGAGGTCTTTCATTAGGGATGGTGAAGAGGATGTGTGTGGGTGTCCGTTTGAATAACAAAGAAGTAACCTTTCTAATAAATGCTCTGCTCCTTTGCTTGATCTGGTGGGGCCAAAGCTTGTTTACACCTTCAGTATTCAAGACACAATCACAGGACTGTTTTGACTTTATCCTGAGAAGTAGTTGAAACTTCCTTCTGAAGTCAAGAAGCGGTAATCTCAGTTAACAGATTTAGGAAGGTCCTTCTTCATCTGGGAGTTCTTGGCATTACTTTGGTTGGTccttctatcagaaactgaaagaaaagaataggaaGAACAGAAGTTTGTGAGTAGGCAAGAAGAGGCAGAAGGCCTGATCACTCCTGGGTGAACAGGTCTAGACAATCTGGGACACTTAGAGAGCTGAGAGAGTGTTGTCCCCAGACAAGCCTTACCACCTTTGAGGGTTGGTTCTCATAGATGTGTCTATCAGAAGGCCAGGATAGAAAAAGACTAGGTAGATGAATCCTTtctgcagtggtggtggtggagatgaTGGTGAATGGAGAGGATCATCACAGAGGATGAAATCTTACTTCATTGTTCCCTTGTTTTCTTCTCCAGCTACAAATGTCCTCATCTTTGGGGTCCAAGATTGGTGTCAAAATGAATTTATATACCTGTGTTGAAGCACATTCTTAAATATGTCCCTCAGGCCTCACACCCACCTTGGCAGGCCAGATTCAATGTGAAGCTAAGTGAAGAAAAGAGTTTCACATATGGAGGAAGACCAAAGGTAGCAGTGGCAGGTGAAAGGTCCCCAGGAGGTCTGTAAGGTAGGAGCTACTGCATGTGTCTTGTCCTACctcttgtgacttttttttttaaatatggaaattgaacctagggcctagcacttgctaaGTGTGCACTCTACTACTGCGCTACACCCCATCTTATGGCAAAATATCTTGACTGGTTCCTACAGCTAGTCTGGATCATCTTTGTGGGAAAATAAGATCTGGAAATCACAAAACACGTGAGTTTTAACATTAGTAAAGgccagaggaggaggagattCTAATTTGAAGCAGGATTCCTGGAGCATTCTGGTACAGTGTTTTGATCAAAGAAGCAGGGCTTAAACCAGCATAGGCAGGCCTGTTGAGCAAGGGCCCTTCCGAAGGCGTGAAGAGCGTCCCTGACTGGTGAGACAGGAGGGCCTTTTGATGGCTCTATTGTTCACAGCGCTGTCCTACAAATAGCATACCCCTCCCTACCTCCTCCGCAGGACTCAGCGGGAAAGTGCGTCGGGTGAGCCGCGCTCTAAGGGAGCCGGCACCAGCGTCCCTCACTCCCGTCTGCTACCCCTTGGGGCAGCGACGACGCCACCCCCGCGGCCTGGCAGAGAACACACAAAGGAAGCCCCAACTCATCCTCGGACCCAGGGACATTGTCAGGAGGGGGCTGGGGAGGACCCCGAGTCACAGCGCCTCGGTGTCCCGCAGGGTACAATAGCCACCGCCTGCCCGGGGAGGCCGGGCGGCCTGGCGGGCGCGCCGCACAAAGCCCGATCGGGTCTGCGGCGCCACGTGACGCGCGCTCGCCCCGCGGCGGGGGCGGGCGGTGCTCCTGGACGCACCTGGAACACTTTGGAAAGACAAACGGTGAGTTAATCACCCCACCGGCTGGCAGCCGCGTCCCCTCTCGGCCGCCCGCGGGGGCGGGGTGGAGGATCTGTGTGTCTGGGGCGGGGGGGCGGGAGAGGTTAGTCCTATTAAGAGTTCATCAATCACCCGGTGTGCACTTTTTGCTCGACAGCGGTTCCTCCTACTTCAGAGCAAGTCTGGGCCAGCTGGGAGCCGACCAGAAACTGCCAGCCGAGGAGACGCAGGCGCGCGGGCCGAGCGCTAACGCAGGGCGGGACCCGCCGGCCCGCTCCTCCCCAGCTAGGACAGCGCTCTCCTCCCACCCGGGACCCGCACCGCGGCCCTCCAGCCCCGCCCTCGGACTCCTCAGGGCGCCCACAGCCGTCCTGACACGCGGGCACTCACGCCCGCCCCTGACCCACGAGACCCTGCATTTCCCGCCCTCCCCCGCTTGCCCCAGTGCCACCTTACACGCTGCTGCCCTCCCAGAAAGTGACTAATCCCTCTCTGAAGGCAGGGCAAGAAAAATCCCAAAGGGTCacaaggttgttttgttttttgcttttgtaaactAACTCTGTTCGACTGTAGGAGTATTGCgtgggaggaaggagggtaaGACTGCTGTTGAACTTGGAATAAACTTGAAtgccatttaaaataataaaagtatacgTTAAGCATCAGCCACAATATGCCTCTCTTTTGTCTAGTGTAGGGGTAAGAGTCGAGTATCTTCAGAGTTTGGGGCTATATTTAGATAAACACCATAAAGGGATAGACTGCAAGTTTTGGGGACAGTCACTAGCTTTAGGGCTGCTTGCAGGAGGGCTTGGGTGGCATGGTGCTAAAGCTTTCTTACACCTCCTCTGGCGTGGCACATGCTGTATTTTGTAGAATTTACAAAAGCCTAGTTCCCTTTTATGTTTTGGCTGAGTGACATCAGCTGACCTGTTTCTGTAGGTAGTTAATTTGCATTGCTTAGCCTTCAGGAAAGACCTCCTGCAGGATGCAAAGTCCCAGTTTTGTCCCCCCTCCCCTCAGCCTTCTCATCTTGGGTGGAAATTAACTTCTTTGGGAGAACTGTTTGACTCTCATTTTGCTTCAGATAGATATGAGCTGACAATTAAGGTTCACACAACACCTCCAGACCACTGAGCCATGAAAATACTGGTCCTGTTGTCCTTGGTTCAGGCTGTTCCTTCCCTCTTGCCTTTCACCAATACCCATTGAACAGCTCCAGTGGGCCCCAACTTGGGATCTGGGATTCAAAGATGAATCACTAATGGTTTGTGCCCTTTGATctaaagggagagagaaataatCCTAAAACAGGTGCTATAATAGAGGTGTGCTCAAACTATTCCTAGAGTAAAGAAAAGGAGTCATTAACCGTTTCAAAAAAGGCTACCCAGAAGAGGTGAATTTTTCCCTAAGAATAGAAGTTGTTTAGGCCAAGGAGGAAAGGACTAGCTAGGCAGAGAGAGCAACTCATGCAAaactgaagaggaagaaaagaggaaggtatGGACTTGGAGTAGTTTGGAGTAGGGCATTATGGCTAGAAAGAGAGGTTGTACAGGATTGATGGAGTCTGGACCTACTCTGTGGGCAACAGGGAGCCACTAAAGGTTTTCTGTTGGGACACGAGGTTATTTTTTGTGAAAACTAAATCTTGAAGGTATTGTATCTGATATAGAAAGGAGATagtaattaagaagaaaaaaggaggctGCTGAAATAATCCAGCATAGAGAGGAAGTAATGTAATAAGGTTGAAGAGAAAAGGCATTTGGGAGGTTGAACCCACAGGACTTGGTGATCAGGTGGATTAGTAAAAGAGGACCTGTGGAGGTCAATTCCTAGGTTTCTGTTTTGAGGATCTGAGTGGGAAGTCAGGCCATTCACCAAAAAGAATAGAGGAGGGGAAAGAGACTGCAGGGGAAAGAGACTGCAGAGGAATCTGTTGAGTTCAGTTGCAAATCTACATTGTATTTTTTGCTTTGTACTGATACATTGTGTAACTCTAAGCAATCCACTTAATCTTTTTGGACTTCAGTTCCATCTGTGAAGCAGTCAATAGAGATATCTACCTTATAGGTTTATCattagaggtgtgtgtgtgttgtg
Coding sequences within:
- the Hoxd3 gene encoding homeobox protein Hox-D3, with amino-acid sequence MLFEQGQQALELPECTMQKAAYYENPGLFGGYGYSKASDTYGYSTPHQPYPPPAAANSLDTDYPGSACSIQSSAPLRAPAHKGAELNGSCMRPGTGNSQGGGGGSQPPGLNSEQQPPQPPPPPSTLPPSSPTNPGGGMPAKKAKGGPNASTSSATISKQIFPWMKESRQNSKQKNSCTTAGESCEDKSPPGPASKRVRTAYTSAQLVELEKEFHFNRYLCRPRRVEMANLLNLTERQIKIWFQNRRMKYKKDQKAKGILHSPAGQSPERSPPLGSAASHVAYSGQLPPVPGLAYDAPSPPAFAKSQPNMYGLAAYTAPLSSCLPQQKRYAAPEFEPHPMASNGGGFASANLQGSPVYVGGNFVDSMAPASGPVFNLGHLSHPSSASVDYSCAAQIPGNHHHGPCDPHPTYTDLSAHHSSQGRLPEAPKLTHL